The following DNA comes from Candidatus Methanomethylophilaceae archaeon.
GAGCGGCAGAAAAGGGAAAGGGGTTTGGCCGGGGGCTGCCCGGCAGTTTTAGGTTCAGGCTTCCGCGACCAGGATCTTCCCCTGGCCGGAGAAGGCGCACCCTCTGAGGTTCTCTGCGGTGGCCTTGATCTTGGTGCCGCCGGCGCTCTTGAAGGTGTAGCCGAAGAAAGCCTTGGAGTCGACGTCCGCGAGGCCGTCCCCGAACTCAACCTCCTGAAGGCCGGTCCCGGAGAACGCGCCGTACCCGATGGCCACGGCACCGCTCAGGTCGACGAAGGCGAGGTTCTTGCAGCAGTAGAAGGCATGCTTGCCGATGGAAGCGACGCCGCTCAGATCGATGGTGGACAGCGAATCGCATCCGCTGAACGCGCTGGTCCCCAAAACGGTGACCCCGCCGAGGTCAACGCCCTCAAGGGCCTTGCAGCCGAAGAAGGCGTAGGCCCCGACCGATGCCGCCCCGTCGAGGGTGACGCACTCGAGATTCTCGCATCCGTGGAAGGCACTGCTGCCGACGTCGACGTCCGAGGTCACTGAGACGATGGAGCTGTTCCTCAAGAAAGCCTTGGGGGCTATGGAGGTGACCGTCCAATCGAATCCGAGATAACTGATGGACGCGGGGATGTAAAGGTCGGTCGCTTCGTCGTTGGCCAGGCAGACCGCCGAGACGTTCTTGGAGCCGATGCCGTTGGAGGTTATCCTGTACTTCACGTCGCCGCTGACGATGGTGCCCTTGAGGGGCGGGACGTAGAGATCGAGGTCGCTGTCCTTCCCGGTGAACTTGTGGCCGGCCATCGCGTCGGCGAGTGCCATCTCCTCTCCGCTCTCGCCAATGAAGACACATCCGTCGAAGGCGTTCTCCGCGACGCACCCGAAATCGGCGTTGAAAACGATGTAATTCAGGCTGTCGCATGCGAAGGCGCGGTCGCCGATGCGGCTGACGGTGCCGCCCGAGAACTTGAGACACTCCAGCGTGCTCCCGCTGAAAGCTCCGTCCCCGATCTTGGAAACGGTGGCAGGAATCTTCGCGTAGCGGAAATAGGTGATGGCATCCCCGTCCTCGCAATCCCCCTTGAGGGCTGCCCCGACGTTCTGGAAGGCGCCTGCGGCAATCTCGGCCACGCATTCGGAGAACGCGACCGTCTGCTTTGCGGCCGGGAACTTCAGAAGGACGGCGGCGTCCCTGTCGTACAGCACGCCGTTTACTGAGGAATAGACCTCGTTTCCGCCGGAAACCTCGATATTTACGAGATAGGGGCTATCCAAGGCTCCCGCGCCGATGCGGGCGACAGTATCGCCGACCTTGACGGAGGCGACCGTGGAGCAGGCGGCGAAGGCACCATCGGCTATGGAGACGGGGACGAACCCTGCGCCGCCGCAGTAAACCAGCCCCGGGATCTCAATCTGGGCGGGCTCGCCATCGAAACCGACGGCGGATACGGTCGTGCGGTCTGCCAGGACGCGGTATTTCACGCCCTCGTAGACGAAGGAGAGCAGGGTCGAAGAGAATTCGGCGGTTGCGGTCATCTCGCCGATGACGGTCCTTGAGGGGACGGTCCATCCCTCGAAAGAGTAGGAGAACTCGTCGGTCGAATCGCTTGCGATCGCTTCGGCACTGGCCCCCCCGATGGTCAGAACATTGCCGCTGAGGACGACGGTCGCCCCATAGGGAGCGGTGATCTCCCCGAGGGTCACGTGCCCGGCTTCCTCGTCGGAGGACACGATGGCGACGGCGTACTCCCTGACCGTCCTGGTGATCTCGTAGTGCGCCTCGAAATCCCCGGCGACGATGGTGTCCGCCGCGAGCTCCCCGTCGCCCGACATCCAGCCGCTGAAGGCGTAGCGGTATTCGGCGGTATCCTCGTGGAGGCTGACGGTGAATTCGGCGAAGCCGACCACGGTAAGGGTCTTGCCGTCATCGGATACCGTAATCTGAGTGCCGTATGGGGCGTCGAACTCCACGGTCTGGGTGATCCCGCAGTCGTTAGAGTTGACCGTGACCTGGTACTCCCTGACCGACTCGGAGAACGCGGCGAAATAGGTCGCGTCGGCGGTGACGTCGGGCAGATCGGCCACGGCGGACCCTTCGGTCTGGCCGGGAGAGGCCGCCCATCCGGCGAACTCGTAGGCGTACTGTGCGGTGGGTTCCTTCGACGGCTCGTCCGAATCGTAGGAGGGCCTCGCCCCGTGCGCGACGGTGTCCGTCTCCAGCACCTCGGAGCCGTCCTGGGACATCCAGGTTACGGCGTGGGAGGAGCCGGAG
Coding sequences within:
- a CDS encoding leucine-rich repeat protein, yielding MSTPLVRDARGTAKGLALAVLLLAVSALALSALPGDSDASVIGGNCGTGVAWSFDTDTGVMTVTGASGSSVMDNYESADDPAIPWKDLRNDIRKVVFTGTFRNSYVGWTNDIGSYAFAGCPNLAEVDLTAARGLDVIGEHAFDGCSSLRKVSMSDYVEYIKAGAFAGCPLEDVRVSGNSTLIYNWDGMSPYDVADMLGSEVIFDGTGGYIVVDSRDFVVSFASDPEDGGEHIRPVVIRKSGNTGTTVTVDVEKSTITLTRVKTGSGNQTETRTINVVPADGYAFAGCSPTGRISSAATITVSFSGSSHAVTWMSQDGSEVLETDTVAHGARPSYDSDEPSKEPTAQYAYEFAGWAASPGQTEGSAVADLPDVTADATYFAAFSESVREYQVTVNSNDCGITQTVEFDAPYGTQITVSDDGKTLTVVGFAEFTVSLHEDTAEYRYAFSGWMSGDGELAADTIVAGDFEAHYEITRTVREYAVAIVSSDEEAGHVTLGEITAPYGATVVLSGNVLTIGGASAEAIASDSTDEFSYSFEGWTVPSRTVIGEMTATAEFSSTLLSFVYEGVKYRVLADRTTVSAVGFDGEPAQIEIPGLVYCGGAGFVPVSIADGAFAACSTVASVKVGDTVARIGAGALDSPYLVNIEVSGGNEVYSSVNGVLYDRDAAVLLKFPAAKQTVAFSECVAEIAAGAFQNVGAALKGDCEDGDAITYFRYAKIPATVSKIGDGAFSGSTLECLKFSGGTVSRIGDRAFACDSLNYIVFNADFGCVAENAFDGCVFIGESGEEMALADAMAGHKFTGKDSDLDLYVPPLKGTIVSGDVKYRITSNGIGSKNVSAVCLANDEATDLYIPASISYLGFDWTVTSIAPKAFLRNSSIVSVTSDVDVGSSAFHGCENLECVTLDGAASVGAYAFFGCKALEGVDLGGVTVLGTSAFSGCDSLSTIDLSGVASIGKHAFYCCKNLAFVDLSGAVAIGYGAFSGTGLQEVEFGDGLADVDSKAFFGYTFKSAGGTKIKATAENLRGCAFSGQGKILVAEA